TTAGGTTGAATTGTGTTTCTTATTTACTTAATTATAAATGACAAGAACACTAATCCTCATCTGAACAGAGAACAGTGTCCTTTTCAATTCTATGCTGTATTCAGCAGATATCACTTCAAGATTCAATACATGCAAGCCACTATTAATAATTAGTCTGGCGATATGCTTGAATCAATGGAGAAATTAACAACAAACCTATTGCATTGATTATCCCTCCGGTAACATTGTCCGTAATATTTCTATAGGCTACAGTATGTGTTAACAATAAACTGTCGGCAACAAAATATCCTAATACCATTATAATGACCCCCGTTACCACAGCAATATAAAGGGTTCCACCTTCATCATTTGAGTTTGAGGCAATTTTACCAACGAATATTCCCTCAACACTATGAATAATCATGGAAGGAATCATAAAACTCAGATTCCCATGAAAAAACACAATCAAAAGCCCGCTGATTCCACCAACAACCCCTCCTCCCCATGAGCCATATATGAAAGCTCCCAGAAAGATTCCAAAATCACAAAAAGTTACATTAATTGAAGTATCAGGGACAGTTAAGACAAATGATGTACTGACAGCCGCATTAATTAAGACAAGAAGACACAATTTAGCTCTCAAGGGTACAAGCAGGCGAGATGGAACATGATCTAATTTCATCTACTTATCTCTTCAGGACAAATTCACGTAAATGGTAGATTGCAAATTTAATCCGAATTTTTGGACAAATTTGTCAGCATAACCTGATACGGTGTTTGCCAGTCGAGTATTTTAAGCGGTCGCTGGTTAATTTGGAGTAACGTCGTCGTTAAATCTTGAGCACTAATGTGCTCAAAACGAGTCCCTTTAGGATAAAAATAACGTAAATTCCGATTAAAGCGTTCATTACTACCACGTTCAGCTGGAGTATAAGCATGGCAGTAATAGGTCTTAATACCATATTGTGATTCAAGTGATACTAGCCCACTAAACTCAGTGCCACGGTCCACAGTAAAGCTGTGCACCGGACCATTAAAAGTGGTTAGGAACTTAGTTAGTGCTTCATTAACAGTCGCTGTCGTCCGATCTTTTAACCGGTATGCCCAAAGGAACCGTGATTTTCGATCGATTAAAGTTAATAAAACTGCCTTACTATGCCCACGAGGACCAACGACTGTATCTAGTTCAAAATCGCCGATGCGATTACGTTGATTAATGATCATGGGACGCTGTTCAATTGATCGCCCCAAAGATTGATTATATTTGGATCGTTGGTCAACGTTACGCCGTTGGCGTACGCCATGTTCAGGTAGATCATTCAAGGAGAAACCAATTCTCCCCTGACTTAGCCAATTATAAATAGATTTAGTAGCTAGTTTAAATTCGTGAGCAATCATTCCTGGTGACCAGCTTAGACGTAAATGGTTGAGAATTTTTTGCTTTAACTCATCGCTCAGCTTAGTTTTCCGACCACATCGTGATCGCTTGTATTCGGCATCTGTTTGTGCTAATTCAGCCTGATAAGGTTGACATCGAGATAATTCATAAGAAATTGTTGACGGTGATCGGTTCAGCCGAACGCCCATTTGGATATTGGACAGCCCTAGTTCACAAAAGGTTTCGATTTTAATTCGTTCGGAATAGGTTATACTAGACAAAAGATCAGCTCCTAAAAGATGGGTTTGTGGTAAACACCATTTTAAAGGAAGCTGATCTTTTTTGTCCGAACAGCGTTCGGATTAATTTTACAATCTACCAAATTGTTATCTGTAAAACTATATTGTGCCCTTTGACCTCCAACAAGTTTTGGTCTTGAGGATAGAGTTACGACCCCAGCGTGACCGACTTGACGATGGGCTGTTCTAACAGGGATTTGAACAAACTTCACATGCATGCCAATATCTGTGCCACCAATATCTATTCCACCGAAAGCAGAAATGTGTTCAACTTCTACCGGGCGTTCAAATCTTTCATATGCTGCTACCTGGGTACCACCTCCTGCATGAATGGCAGGAACAACCGAGACTATTTCAAGATTATTTCGCTCAGCAACACTTTCTTCGACTAATAATGCTCTATTGATATGTTCACACCCTTGGACTGCCAAGTGAATATGTCGCATCCTCAGAAATGGATACACAGTATCGATGACAGCTCGGCCAATATCTAGTCTAGAATTTGTACCTTTCCAATCGCCAACAATTTCACTTGTGCTGCATCCAACGACGAAAATTCCGTTCCGCGGAAACTGAACATTTTCAAAATAATCAATTAAGACGTTTTTTAAATCAGTTTTTACTTGTTCCAAATTCATAATGGTCACACTTTCTAGAATTTTATTCCACAACGTAAAAGATTCAATGTAATGTTTTCTAACATGCATAAACGCTTTATTATCAGCGCTTACATCCATTTACAATGATTATCTGACTAATATATAGATAAGAAAGGTTGCTTTTTCTAAATAAAAGGAGATAATAGTTATTAATGATAGACAACAAATTATGAATTTTTATTTGTATTTGATACAATTATAATGACATAAAAGTTTATGACTTAGTCGTTCTACCATAATCTAAAGAAGGAGGGAAAAGC
Above is a genomic segment from Lentilactobacillus buchneri containing:
- a CDS encoding ECF transporter S component, translated to MKLDHVPSRLLVPLRAKLCLLVLINAAVSTSFVLTVPDTSINVTFCDFGIFLGAFIYGSWGGGVVGGISGLLIVFFHGNLSFMIPSMIIHSVEGIFVGKIASNSNDEGGTLYIAVVTGVIIMVLGYFVADSLLLTHTVAYRNITDNVTGGIINAIGLLLISPLIQAYRQTNY
- a CDS encoding IS30-like element ISLpl1 family transposase → MSSITYSERIKIETFCELGLSNIQMGVRLNRSPSTISYELSRCQPYQAELAQTDAEYKRSRCGRKTKLSDELKQKILNHLRLSWSPGMIAHEFKLATKSIYNWLSQGRIGFSLNDLPEHGVRQRRNVDQRSKYNQSLGRSIEQRPMIINQRNRIGDFELDTVVGPRGHSKAVLLTLIDRKSRFLWAYRLKDRTTATVNEALTKFLTTFNGPVHSFTVDRGTEFSGLVSLESQYGIKTYYCHAYTPAERGSNERFNRNLRYFYPKGTRFEHISAQDLTTTLLQINQRPLKILDWQTPYQVMLTNLSKNSD
- a CDS encoding TIGR01440 family protein, whose translation is MNLEQVKTDLKNVLIDYFENVQFPRNGIFVVGCSTSEIVGDWKGTNSRLDIGRAVIDTVYPFLRMRHIHLAVQGCEHINRALLVEESVAERNNLEIVSVVPAIHAGGGTQVAAYERFERPVEVEHISAFGGIDIGGTDIGMHVKFVQIPVRTAHRQVGHAGVVTLSSRPKLVGGQRAQYSFTDNNLVDCKINPNAVRTKKISFL